Proteins from a genomic interval of Bacteroidales bacterium:
- a CDS encoding dTMP kinase produces MKNLFIAIEGIDGSGKSTQINLLKENLQKAGHHVFTTFEPTDGP; encoded by the coding sequence ATGAAAAATTTATTCATCGCCATCGAAGGCATTGACGGAAGCGGAAAAAGCACGCAAATCAATCTATTAAAGGAAAATCTCCAAAAGGCTGGCCACCACGTTTTTACTACTTTCGAACCAACCGACGGCCCA